Proteins co-encoded in one Sander vitreus isolate 19-12246 chromosome 9, sanVit1, whole genome shotgun sequence genomic window:
- the acsbg2 gene encoding long-chain-fatty-acid--CoA ligase ACSBG2 isoform X2 produces MQLIVCEPTAMSEAVVMDPPIAGGFLDSSCGAGDSAASFDDIIVDTANESSEEESSGEREEEIGTHDKVASSTKPREIPAEQTSNTQTVNAQRPNSLQVPTAGEPGLWTSQGDGEVKLRMGDSGLAAETPLTVNQMFISAVERFGDYTALSWKEGEQQKSLNYREYYQTCRTAAKSFLKLGLQRYHGVGILGFNSAEWFISDIAAILAGGLAVGIYTTNSPDACQYVAENCKANIIVVENHKQLQKILQVEDKLPHLKAIIQYKDALKEKRPNLYTWAEFMDLGRDEPDAPLDAIISSQKPTQCCTLIYTSGTTGQPKGVMLSHDNITWTALSTSRHVRLTDATRAQEVVVSYLPLSHIAAQMVDIWVTMKVGGATYFAQPDALKGSLVNTLKEVRPTAFMGVPRVWEKMQEKMKSVGAKSSTVRRKLAAWAKDVGLQTNLTKMNRNGAAGRTPLSYQLAKKIVFKKVRKALGLDRCNKCYTGAAPITKDTLEFFLSLDIPLYELYGMSESTGPHTISASDAFRLTSCGKEIPGCKTKLHNPDEEGNGEICFWGRHVFMGYLNMVDKTEEALDAEGWLHSGDLGKHDQNGFLFITGRIKELIITAGGENIPPVPIEDAVKEAVPLISNAMLIGDKRKFLSMLLTIKCQVNAESGDPEDELTPEAVELCRKLGSNATRVSEITGSRDRAIHAAIQEGINRVNEKAVSNAQCIQKWIILDRDFSLTGGELGPTMKLKRPVVMKMYKEQIENFYKELATPTTPDNPLPAK; encoded by the exons ATGCAAT tGATTGTGTGTGAACCCACCGCCATGTCCGAAGCTGTGGTGATGGACCCCCCCATAGCAGGCGGCTTCCTGGATTCATCCTGTGGTGCAGGAGACAGCGCGGCCTCCTTCGATGACATCATTGTGGATACAGCTAA TGAGTCTTCAGAGGAAGAGTCCTCAGGGGAAAGGGAAGAGGAGATTGGTACACATGACAAAGTCGCCAGCAGCACCAAGCCTAGAGAGATCCCAGCTGAACAGacctcaaacacacaaacag TGAACGCCCAGCGCCCAAACTCCCTGCAAGTGCCAACAGCAGGAGAGCCCGGCCTCTGGACGTCACAGGGTGATGGAGAGGTGAAACTGAGAATGGGGGACTCCGGCCTGGCGGCTGAGACCCCTCTGACCGTCAACCAGATGTTCATCTCAGCTGTGGAGCGCTTTGGTGACTATACAGCTCTGAGCTGGAAGGAGGGCGAGCAGCAGAAGAGCCTGAACTACAGAGAATACTACCAGACCTGCCGCACTGCTGCCAAGAGCTTCCTTAAG cTTGGTTTGCAGCGCTACCACGGCGTCGGCATCCTGGGCTTCAACTCCGCGGAGTGGTTCATCTCTGACATTGCAGCTATTTTGGCAGG TGGGTTAGCTGTTGGCATCTACACGACCAACTCTCCTGACGCATGCCAGTATGTAGCAGAAAACTGCAAGGCCAATATCATCGTGGTGGAGAATCACAAACAGCTGCAGAAGATCCTTCAG GTTGAAGACAAGTTGCCACACTTGAAAGCCATTATCCAGTACAAAGATGCACTAAAAGAGAAGAGACCAAATTTGTACACA TGGGCAGAGTTCATGGACCTCGGACGCGATGAGCCTGATGCACCCCTCGATGCCATCATCTCCAGCCAGAAGCCCACCCAGTGCTGCACGCTCATCTACACCTCAGGGACCACAGGCCAGCCCAAAGGAGTCATGCTCAGCCATGATAAT ATAACGTGGACCGCGCTCTCCACCAGCCGTCATGTGCGTCTGACAGACGCCACTCGCGCTCAGGAGGTGGTGGTCAGCTACCTGCCGCTCAGCCACATCGCTGCGCAGATGGTCGACATCTGGGTCACCATGAAGGTCGGGGGGGCCACCTACTTCGCTCAGCCAGATGCACTGAAG GGCTCTCTGGTAAACACCTTGAAGGAAGTGCGTCCCACAGCCTTCATGGGCGTTCCACGTGTCTGGGAGAAGATGCAGGAGAAGATGAAGTCTGTCGGAGCAAAGTCTTCGACTGTGCGCAGGAAACTGGCTGCCTGGGCCAAAGATGTCGGCCTGCAGACTAATCTGACCAAGATGAATCG AAACGGAGCAGCTGGCCGCACACCGCTCAGCTATCAGTTAGCCAAAAAGATTGTGTTCAAAAAGGTGCGTAAGGCTCTGGGCCTGGACCGCTGCAACAAGTGCTACACTGGCGCCGCTCCCATCACCAAAGACACCCTGGAGTTCTTCCTCAGTCTGGATATTCCTCTGTACGAGCTGTACGGCATGAGTGAGAGCACTGGACCTCACACCATCTCCGCCTCTGATGCCTTCAGGCTTACCag TTGTGGTAAAGAAATCCCAGGGTGCAAGACAAAGCTGCACAACCCAGACGAGGAGGGAAACGGTGAGATCTGCTTCTGGGGCCGTCACGTCTTTATGGGTTACCTCAACATGGTCGACAAGACGGAGGAGGCTCTCGATGCAGAGGGTTGGCTGCACTCAGGTGACCTGGGCAAACACGACCAGAATGGGTTCCTCTTCATCACCGGAAGAATTAAAG AGCTGATCATCACAGCAGGAGGAGAGAACATCCCTCCTGTTCCTATCGAGGATGCAGTGAAGGAGGCCGTGCCACTGATTAGCAACGCCATGCTGATCGGAGACAAGAGGAAGTTTCTGTCTATGCTGCTCACCATTAAG TGCCAGGTAAATGCAGAGTCAGGAGATCCAGAGGACGAGCTAACACCGGAAGCTGTCGAGCTGTGCAGGAAGCTGGGCAGCAACGCCACACGAGTCTCCGAGATCACAGGCAGCCGAGACCGGGCGATCCACGCCGCCATTCAGGAGGGAATCAACCGAGTCAACGAGAAGGCAGTCTCCAACGCTCAGTGCATTCAGAAGTGGATCATTTTGGATCGGGATTTCTCCCTTACAGGAGGAGAGCTGG GCCCGACCATGAAGCTGAAGCGGCCGGTGGTGATGAAGATGTACAAGGAGCAGATAGAGAACTTTTATAAGGAGCTGGCGACTCCAACGACCCCCGACAACCCGCTGCCTGCCAAATAG
- the acsbg2 gene encoding long-chain-fatty-acid--CoA ligase ACSBG2 isoform X3: MSEAVVMDPPIAGGFLDSSCGAGDSAASFDDIIVDTANESSEEESSGEREEEIGTHDKVASSTKPREIPAEQTSNTQTVNAQRPNSLQVPTAGEPGLWTSQGDGEVKLRMGDSGLAAETPLTVNQMFISAVERFGDYTALSWKEGEQQKSLNYREYYQTCRTAAKSFLKLGLQRYHGVGILGFNSAEWFISDIAAILAGGLAVGIYTTNSPDACQYVAENCKANIIVVENHKQLQKILQVEDKLPHLKAIIQYKDALKEKRPNLYTWAEFMDLGRDEPDAPLDAIISSQKPTQCCTLIYTSGTTGQPKGVMLSHDNITWTALSTSRHVRLTDATRAQEVVVSYLPLSHIAAQMVDIWVTMKVGGATYFAQPDALKGSLVNTLKEVRPTAFMGVPRVWEKMQEKMKSVGAKSSTVRRKLAAWAKDVGLQTNLTKMNRNGAAGRTPLSYQLAKKIVFKKVRKALGLDRCNKCYTGAAPITKDTLEFFLSLDIPLYELYGMSESTGPHTISASDAFRLTSCGKEIPGCKTKLHNPDEEGNGEICFWGRHVFMGYLNMVDKTEEALDAEGWLHSGDLGKHDQNGFLFITGRIKELIITAGGENIPPVPIEDAVKEAVPLISNAMLIGDKRKFLSMLLTIKCQVNAESGDPEDELTPEAVELCRKLGSNATRVSEITGSRDRAIHAAIQEGINRVNEKAVSNAQCIQKWIILDRDFSLTGGELGPTMKLKRPVVMKMYKEQIENFYKELATPTTPDNPLPAK; this comes from the exons ATGTCCGAAGCTGTGGTGATGGACCCCCCCATAGCAGGCGGCTTCCTGGATTCATCCTGTGGTGCAGGAGACAGCGCGGCCTCCTTCGATGACATCATTGTGGATACAGCTAA TGAGTCTTCAGAGGAAGAGTCCTCAGGGGAAAGGGAAGAGGAGATTGGTACACATGACAAAGTCGCCAGCAGCACCAAGCCTAGAGAGATCCCAGCTGAACAGacctcaaacacacaaacag TGAACGCCCAGCGCCCAAACTCCCTGCAAGTGCCAACAGCAGGAGAGCCCGGCCTCTGGACGTCACAGGGTGATGGAGAGGTGAAACTGAGAATGGGGGACTCCGGCCTGGCGGCTGAGACCCCTCTGACCGTCAACCAGATGTTCATCTCAGCTGTGGAGCGCTTTGGTGACTATACAGCTCTGAGCTGGAAGGAGGGCGAGCAGCAGAAGAGCCTGAACTACAGAGAATACTACCAGACCTGCCGCACTGCTGCCAAGAGCTTCCTTAAG cTTGGTTTGCAGCGCTACCACGGCGTCGGCATCCTGGGCTTCAACTCCGCGGAGTGGTTCATCTCTGACATTGCAGCTATTTTGGCAGG TGGGTTAGCTGTTGGCATCTACACGACCAACTCTCCTGACGCATGCCAGTATGTAGCAGAAAACTGCAAGGCCAATATCATCGTGGTGGAGAATCACAAACAGCTGCAGAAGATCCTTCAG GTTGAAGACAAGTTGCCACACTTGAAAGCCATTATCCAGTACAAAGATGCACTAAAAGAGAAGAGACCAAATTTGTACACA TGGGCAGAGTTCATGGACCTCGGACGCGATGAGCCTGATGCACCCCTCGATGCCATCATCTCCAGCCAGAAGCCCACCCAGTGCTGCACGCTCATCTACACCTCAGGGACCACAGGCCAGCCCAAAGGAGTCATGCTCAGCCATGATAAT ATAACGTGGACCGCGCTCTCCACCAGCCGTCATGTGCGTCTGACAGACGCCACTCGCGCTCAGGAGGTGGTGGTCAGCTACCTGCCGCTCAGCCACATCGCTGCGCAGATGGTCGACATCTGGGTCACCATGAAGGTCGGGGGGGCCACCTACTTCGCTCAGCCAGATGCACTGAAG GGCTCTCTGGTAAACACCTTGAAGGAAGTGCGTCCCACAGCCTTCATGGGCGTTCCACGTGTCTGGGAGAAGATGCAGGAGAAGATGAAGTCTGTCGGAGCAAAGTCTTCGACTGTGCGCAGGAAACTGGCTGCCTGGGCCAAAGATGTCGGCCTGCAGACTAATCTGACCAAGATGAATCG AAACGGAGCAGCTGGCCGCACACCGCTCAGCTATCAGTTAGCCAAAAAGATTGTGTTCAAAAAGGTGCGTAAGGCTCTGGGCCTGGACCGCTGCAACAAGTGCTACACTGGCGCCGCTCCCATCACCAAAGACACCCTGGAGTTCTTCCTCAGTCTGGATATTCCTCTGTACGAGCTGTACGGCATGAGTGAGAGCACTGGACCTCACACCATCTCCGCCTCTGATGCCTTCAGGCTTACCag TTGTGGTAAAGAAATCCCAGGGTGCAAGACAAAGCTGCACAACCCAGACGAGGAGGGAAACGGTGAGATCTGCTTCTGGGGCCGTCACGTCTTTATGGGTTACCTCAACATGGTCGACAAGACGGAGGAGGCTCTCGATGCAGAGGGTTGGCTGCACTCAGGTGACCTGGGCAAACACGACCAGAATGGGTTCCTCTTCATCACCGGAAGAATTAAAG AGCTGATCATCACAGCAGGAGGAGAGAACATCCCTCCTGTTCCTATCGAGGATGCAGTGAAGGAGGCCGTGCCACTGATTAGCAACGCCATGCTGATCGGAGACAAGAGGAAGTTTCTGTCTATGCTGCTCACCATTAAG TGCCAGGTAAATGCAGAGTCAGGAGATCCAGAGGACGAGCTAACACCGGAAGCTGTCGAGCTGTGCAGGAAGCTGGGCAGCAACGCCACACGAGTCTCCGAGATCACAGGCAGCCGAGACCGGGCGATCCACGCCGCCATTCAGGAGGGAATCAACCGAGTCAACGAGAAGGCAGTCTCCAACGCTCAGTGCATTCAGAAGTGGATCATTTTGGATCGGGATTTCTCCCTTACAGGAGGAGAGCTGG GCCCGACCATGAAGCTGAAGCGGCCGGTGGTGATGAAGATGTACAAGGAGCAGATAGAGAACTTTTATAAGGAGCTGGCGACTCCAACGACCCCCGACAACCCGCTGCCTGCCAAATAG
- the acsbg2 gene encoding long-chain-fatty-acid--CoA ligase ACSBG2 isoform X1 has protein sequence MTRGRIQTCATAKDSAYMGRTLLLVIVCEPTAMSEAVVMDPPIAGGFLDSSCGAGDSAASFDDIIVDTANESSEEESSGEREEEIGTHDKVASSTKPREIPAEQTSNTQTVNAQRPNSLQVPTAGEPGLWTSQGDGEVKLRMGDSGLAAETPLTVNQMFISAVERFGDYTALSWKEGEQQKSLNYREYYQTCRTAAKSFLKLGLQRYHGVGILGFNSAEWFISDIAAILAGGLAVGIYTTNSPDACQYVAENCKANIIVVENHKQLQKILQVEDKLPHLKAIIQYKDALKEKRPNLYTWAEFMDLGRDEPDAPLDAIISSQKPTQCCTLIYTSGTTGQPKGVMLSHDNITWTALSTSRHVRLTDATRAQEVVVSYLPLSHIAAQMVDIWVTMKVGGATYFAQPDALKGSLVNTLKEVRPTAFMGVPRVWEKMQEKMKSVGAKSSTVRRKLAAWAKDVGLQTNLTKMNRNGAAGRTPLSYQLAKKIVFKKVRKALGLDRCNKCYTGAAPITKDTLEFFLSLDIPLYELYGMSESTGPHTISASDAFRLTSCGKEIPGCKTKLHNPDEEGNGEICFWGRHVFMGYLNMVDKTEEALDAEGWLHSGDLGKHDQNGFLFITGRIKELIITAGGENIPPVPIEDAVKEAVPLISNAMLIGDKRKFLSMLLTIKCQVNAESGDPEDELTPEAVELCRKLGSNATRVSEITGSRDRAIHAAIQEGINRVNEKAVSNAQCIQKWIILDRDFSLTGGELGPTMKLKRPVVMKMYKEQIENFYKELATPTTPDNPLPAK, from the exons atgacacgaggtcggattcaaacctgcgccactgcaaaggactcagcctacatggggcgcacgctcttactgg tGATTGTGTGTGAACCCACCGCCATGTCCGAAGCTGTGGTGATGGACCCCCCCATAGCAGGCGGCTTCCTGGATTCATCCTGTGGTGCAGGAGACAGCGCGGCCTCCTTCGATGACATCATTGTGGATACAGCTAA TGAGTCTTCAGAGGAAGAGTCCTCAGGGGAAAGGGAAGAGGAGATTGGTACACATGACAAAGTCGCCAGCAGCACCAAGCCTAGAGAGATCCCAGCTGAACAGacctcaaacacacaaacag TGAACGCCCAGCGCCCAAACTCCCTGCAAGTGCCAACAGCAGGAGAGCCCGGCCTCTGGACGTCACAGGGTGATGGAGAGGTGAAACTGAGAATGGGGGACTCCGGCCTGGCGGCTGAGACCCCTCTGACCGTCAACCAGATGTTCATCTCAGCTGTGGAGCGCTTTGGTGACTATACAGCTCTGAGCTGGAAGGAGGGCGAGCAGCAGAAGAGCCTGAACTACAGAGAATACTACCAGACCTGCCGCACTGCTGCCAAGAGCTTCCTTAAG cTTGGTTTGCAGCGCTACCACGGCGTCGGCATCCTGGGCTTCAACTCCGCGGAGTGGTTCATCTCTGACATTGCAGCTATTTTGGCAGG TGGGTTAGCTGTTGGCATCTACACGACCAACTCTCCTGACGCATGCCAGTATGTAGCAGAAAACTGCAAGGCCAATATCATCGTGGTGGAGAATCACAAACAGCTGCAGAAGATCCTTCAG GTTGAAGACAAGTTGCCACACTTGAAAGCCATTATCCAGTACAAAGATGCACTAAAAGAGAAGAGACCAAATTTGTACACA TGGGCAGAGTTCATGGACCTCGGACGCGATGAGCCTGATGCACCCCTCGATGCCATCATCTCCAGCCAGAAGCCCACCCAGTGCTGCACGCTCATCTACACCTCAGGGACCACAGGCCAGCCCAAAGGAGTCATGCTCAGCCATGATAAT ATAACGTGGACCGCGCTCTCCACCAGCCGTCATGTGCGTCTGACAGACGCCACTCGCGCTCAGGAGGTGGTGGTCAGCTACCTGCCGCTCAGCCACATCGCTGCGCAGATGGTCGACATCTGGGTCACCATGAAGGTCGGGGGGGCCACCTACTTCGCTCAGCCAGATGCACTGAAG GGCTCTCTGGTAAACACCTTGAAGGAAGTGCGTCCCACAGCCTTCATGGGCGTTCCACGTGTCTGGGAGAAGATGCAGGAGAAGATGAAGTCTGTCGGAGCAAAGTCTTCGACTGTGCGCAGGAAACTGGCTGCCTGGGCCAAAGATGTCGGCCTGCAGACTAATCTGACCAAGATGAATCG AAACGGAGCAGCTGGCCGCACACCGCTCAGCTATCAGTTAGCCAAAAAGATTGTGTTCAAAAAGGTGCGTAAGGCTCTGGGCCTGGACCGCTGCAACAAGTGCTACACTGGCGCCGCTCCCATCACCAAAGACACCCTGGAGTTCTTCCTCAGTCTGGATATTCCTCTGTACGAGCTGTACGGCATGAGTGAGAGCACTGGACCTCACACCATCTCCGCCTCTGATGCCTTCAGGCTTACCag TTGTGGTAAAGAAATCCCAGGGTGCAAGACAAAGCTGCACAACCCAGACGAGGAGGGAAACGGTGAGATCTGCTTCTGGGGCCGTCACGTCTTTATGGGTTACCTCAACATGGTCGACAAGACGGAGGAGGCTCTCGATGCAGAGGGTTGGCTGCACTCAGGTGACCTGGGCAAACACGACCAGAATGGGTTCCTCTTCATCACCGGAAGAATTAAAG AGCTGATCATCACAGCAGGAGGAGAGAACATCCCTCCTGTTCCTATCGAGGATGCAGTGAAGGAGGCCGTGCCACTGATTAGCAACGCCATGCTGATCGGAGACAAGAGGAAGTTTCTGTCTATGCTGCTCACCATTAAG TGCCAGGTAAATGCAGAGTCAGGAGATCCAGAGGACGAGCTAACACCGGAAGCTGTCGAGCTGTGCAGGAAGCTGGGCAGCAACGCCACACGAGTCTCCGAGATCACAGGCAGCCGAGACCGGGCGATCCACGCCGCCATTCAGGAGGGAATCAACCGAGTCAACGAGAAGGCAGTCTCCAACGCTCAGTGCATTCAGAAGTGGATCATTTTGGATCGGGATTTCTCCCTTACAGGAGGAGAGCTGG GCCCGACCATGAAGCTGAAGCGGCCGGTGGTGATGAAGATGTACAAGGAGCAGATAGAGAACTTTTATAAGGAGCTGGCGACTCCAACGACCCCCGACAACCCGCTGCCTGCCAAATAG